The following is a genomic window from Elusimicrobiota bacterium.
CGGACGATCCACCGGTTTGAAGCGCCGAAAGGGCGCGTGACCCTCATCGAGGTGTCCACGCCCGAACTGTGGGACGTCGTACGCCTGCAGGACGACTACGGACGGAGAGGCAAATAACATGGCAGACCCCATCAAGTTCGGCACGGACGGCTGGCGCGGCGTGATCGCGCGTGATTTCACCTTCCAGAACTGCCGCCGCGTCGCCCAGGCGATCGCCGACTACGTCAAGGAAGAGCAGATCAAGGACAAGAAGGGCCCGCTCGCCGGCCCGATGGTCATCGGCTACGACAAGCGCTTCCAGTCCGACGCCTTCGCGCGCGAGATCGCCAAGGTGCTCGAGGCCAACCAGATGCACCCGGTCCTCATGGCCGAGGCCCTGCCCACGCCCGCCGTCAGCTACATGACCAAGAAGCTCGGCGGCGTCGGCGTCATGGTGACCGCGAGCCACAACCCGCCGTCGTACAACGGCGTCAAGATCAAGATCGACGGCCGCGCCGCGCTCGAGCCCGTGACCCGGGGCGTCGAGGCCTGGGTGGACCGCACCGCGCCGACCCGCGCCGCCGAGATCAAGACGAAGTCCTTCCGCGACGTCTATCTGCAGTACCTCAAGGCGCGCGCCGACCTCCCCAAGATCAAGGCGAAGATCAAGAAGCCGATCGTCATCGACTACATGCACGGCGCCGGCGCCGGCCTGATGGCCGACGTCATCGGCCCCAAGAACCTCGTCGAGATCCGCGGCAAGCACGACCCCCTGTTCGGCGGCGTCCACCCCGAGCCCATCGAGCAGTATCTAGGGGCTTTGTCGGAGGCGGTAAAGCGCAACAAGGCGTCCGTCGGCCTCGCGCTCGACGGGGACGCCGACCGCTTCGGCCTCGTCGACGAGAACGGCAAGTACCTGACGCCCTGCCAGGTCTTCCCGATGATCGTCCTCTACCTGACCGAGAAGAAAAAGTACGCCAAGAAGATCGTGCAGTCCGTCTCCCTCGGCTACCTGGCCGAGCGCATCGCCAAGGAGAAGGGCATCCCCTTCGAGCAGCTCCCGGTCGGCTTCAAGCACGTCGCCGAGCGCATCGCCGCCGGCGAGGCCGACATCGCCGGCGAGGAGTCCGGCGGCTACGCCTGGGCCACCAAGGGCGGCATCGCGGAGCGCGACGGCATGCTCACCGCGCTGCTGATGCTCGAGATGATGGCGGTCACCGGAAAGACGCCCTCCCAGCTCTGGAAGGAAGTCGAGACCCGCTTCGGAGCCTCGCACTACAAGCGCATCGACTACCGCATCCACAAGGCCGTCGCCGACAAGGCGCTCTGGACGCAGAAGCTCGTCAAGAAGCTGCCGAAGAAGCTCCTCGGCACCGCGATCAAGGAGCTCATCTCCATCGACGGCCTCAAGATCGTCCTCGAGGACGGCCACTGGCTGCTGATGCGCCCGTCGGGCACCGAGCCCCTCATGCGCGTCTACGCCGAGAGCGACAAGGCCGAGCGCACGCAGGGCCTGCTCGACATGGCCAAGAAGTGGGTCGCTCCGAACCTGAACGCCTAAGACATGTTCCCTAAAAAGGCGATGGTCCTGGCGGCCGGCGCGGGCACCCGCCTGCGCCCGCTGACCTACGAGACCCCGAAGCCGATGGTGCCGGTCGTCAACCGGCCCGTCATCCACCACGTCCTCGACAACCTCCTCAAGCACGGCGTGCAGGAAGTGATGATCAACCTGCACATGCACCCGGAGCAGGTGCGCGGCTACTGCGGCGACGGCTCGCGCTGGAGCCTCAAGATCCACTACTCGCACGAGCCCAAGCTGATGGGCACGGCGGGCGCGATCAAGAAGCCCGAGGCCTTCTTCAAGGACGGCCCGTTCTTCGTCATGTCCGGCGACGGCCTGTCCGACATCGACCTCACCGCGATGTGGAACTTCCACCGCAAGCGCGGCTCGATGGCCACGATGGCGACCAAGCGCGTCGAAGCCCGCTTCGAGTACGGCGTGACGCTGACCGACGGCGGCCAGAGGATCAAGGGCTTCCTCGAGAAGCCCTCCTGGGGCGACGTGTTCTCCAACAAGGTCAACACCGGCATCTACCTCTTCGAGCCCGAGGTCTTGAAGCTGATCCCCAAGGGCAAGGCCTTCGACTTCGGCCACAACCTGTGGCCCAAGCTCCTCAAGCTGAAGAAGCCGATCTACGCGTACGAGACCGACGCCTACTGGTGCGACGTCGGCAACCTGACCGAGTACCGCCGCGCGCAGGCCGACTGCCTCGAGCGCCGCGCCAAGATCAACATCCCCGGCGTCGAGATCCGCAAGGGCGTCTGGGTCCAGGAAGGCACCGTCGTCGACCCCAAGGCCAAGCTCATCGCGCCCGTCATCATCGGCAAGGGCTGCCGCATCGCCGCCGACGCGAAGATCGGGCCCGGCACCGTGATCGGCGACCGCGCCCAGATCGGCGCAGGCGCCAGCCTCGACACCTGCCTCCTCTTCGACAACGTCACCGTCGGCGAGAAGGTCCGCCTGACCAACTGCATCATCGGCCCCAACGGCCAGGTCCGCGAGAACATCTCCGTCTACGAGGCGGCCGTCCTCAACATCCGGTCTTAGCCCGATGAGGGGCGCGATCCTTCTCGCGCTGCTCGCCGCGTGCTCGGCGCCCCTGCCGCCCGGCGTGGAGCGGCTCGACGGCTCCTACGCCGCCCAGGGCTTCGCCTGGAGTCCCGGTTCGCGTCGCCTGGCCTTCATCGACGGGCGCTTCCCCGACCGCACCTACCTCGTCGTGCGGGACCTGGCGAGCGGCTCGCGGACCCGGCGGCGCCTCAAGGGCTTCGTGCTCGGCGACCGCCTCGCTCTCGCGCGGGACGGCGGGAAGGTCCTGATCGACGCCGGCAAGATCGCCGTCAACGCCGCCTCGCGCAGCGAGCCGTCGCAGCGCGTCGTCCTCGTCGTGGACTCGAAGGACGGCCGCATCGTCTCCGAGGACCCGATCGGCGTCTCCGGCGCCGCCGCGATCGCCCACCCCGCCTGGTCGCCGGACCCCGTCGCCGTCTGGAACGTCAAGGACGGCCTCCGCTGGAAGGCCTTCGGCCCGTCCGGAGCGGAAGGCGTCCTCGATGGTCCCGCGGCGTGGCGGGGGCTTCTGCTCGACGAGCCCTATCTCGTCGTCTCCGAGAGGCAGACCGCGCGGCCGCGCATGACGGTCTACGACCTGCGCGACGGCAGCCGGGCCGCCGAGTGGCGCGTGGCGCTGACCGGCGCCCCGCTGGCGGTCCGCCTCGACGGGAGCGCGCTGTCGGCGCGCTGGATGTCGGAGAGCGGGACCTTCGTCCTCGAGTCCGGCGATCCCCGGACGGGCCGGCGCTCTCCCCTGCTCGAGGCCGAGGGCGAGATCGAGACCGCCGTCGAGAACGAACGCGGCCTATACGCGATCGCCAAGGACCCGAGCCGGCGCAACGACACGGGCAAGGACTTCCTCTCCCCGCGCGTCCTGCTCGTGGCGGAGAAGGGCGGCCAGCGCTGGAGCGTGCCGTGGAGCTCGCACGAAGGCCGCTTCCTGGGGACCGACCCGAAGGACGGCAAGCTCCTGTTCGCCGTCACCGACCGGGACAAGCCCGCCGCCTGGGCGATCGAGCCCACGCGAACCGCGCTGACGGCGGCCGGACCCGCCATCGACGGCCGGTCGAATTAGTTTTCCGGCGCATCAAGGCGCCGTCTGTCGCGCCGCGGAGCGCGAATGCATGTTAAAATTGGACGCGATGGAACCGGGCTCCTGCACCACCGACCGCCGGGATCACTTCGGGCTTTGCACGACGCTGAGGGTCGCCACCGCCGGCTACTACGAGCATTCGGACGCCGAGCATTCCGGCCTCGAGCTCTGCTTCGCCTCCGGGGGCACGCGTCATCAGCGGCGTTTTCGCGGCAAAAGCTGGGTCGTCGCGGACGACGCCCTCATGGTGTTCAACGCGCGCGAGCGTCATGTGGAGGAATGCTCCGCGAACCCCGACCTCCGCGATCTGCGCGCGGTGATCATCCACCCGGGCTTCGTCGACGACCTCCTTTCGGACGTTCGGATGAATACCGACGAGCTCGTCTTCGACGACGCTCTGGTCCGACCCTCTCCGACCCTTAAGGCCGCCCTCGCCGCTCTTTTCAGCGCCGCGGCCGCCCCCGGATCCTCCCATGTCGCCATCGACTGTGCGCTGACCGAACTGGTGATCGAGCTCACGACCGGGCTCAAGCACGGCGCGAGCGCCGAGCTTCGCGCTCTGGAGCGGAAAGGCTACTACCCGGGCCCCGTCGCGCGCGCGCAGGCGGCCCTTCGCGATGAAATGAGCTCGCCGGATCTGGATCTGCAGCAGGTCGCGAGCCGCGCCGGCCTCAGCAAGTTCCATTTCGTGCGCGCCTTTCGAGAGAAGACCGGCATCACTCCGATCCAGTATCTCAACCGTCTTCGAGTCGACGTCGCGAAACAGAAGCTTCAGTCCGGCGCGCAAGCCGTGACGGAGATCGCTTTCGACGTCGGTTTCGCCGATATCTCGGCGTTCAACAAAGCCTTCAAGCGCCACGCCGGAATGCCGCCCTCGCAGTACCGCAATATTTTC
Proteins encoded in this region:
- a CDS encoding phosphoglucomutase/phosphomannomutase family protein; this translates as MADPIKFGTDGWRGVIARDFTFQNCRRVAQAIADYVKEEQIKDKKGPLAGPMVIGYDKRFQSDAFAREIAKVLEANQMHPVLMAEALPTPAVSYMTKKLGGVGVMVTASHNPPSYNGVKIKIDGRAALEPVTRGVEAWVDRTAPTRAAEIKTKSFRDVYLQYLKARADLPKIKAKIKKPIVIDYMHGAGAGLMADVIGPKNLVEIRGKHDPLFGGVHPEPIEQYLGALSEAVKRNKASVGLALDGDADRFGLVDENGKYLTPCQVFPMIVLYLTEKKKYAKKIVQSVSLGYLAERIAKEKGIPFEQLPVGFKHVAERIAAGEADIAGEESGGYAWATKGGIAERDGMLTALLMLEMMAVTGKTPSQLWKEVETRFGASHYKRIDYRIHKAVADKALWTQKLVKKLPKKLLGTAIKELISIDGLKIVLEDGHWLLMRPSGTEPLMRVYAESDKAERTQGLLDMAKKWVAPNLNA
- a CDS encoding NDP-sugar synthase, producing MFPKKAMVLAAGAGTRLRPLTYETPKPMVPVVNRPVIHHVLDNLLKHGVQEVMINLHMHPEQVRGYCGDGSRWSLKIHYSHEPKLMGTAGAIKKPEAFFKDGPFFVMSGDGLSDIDLTAMWNFHRKRGSMATMATKRVEARFEYGVTLTDGGQRIKGFLEKPSWGDVFSNKVNTGIYLFEPEVLKLIPKGKAFDFGHNLWPKLLKLKKPIYAYETDAYWCDVGNLTEYRRAQADCLERRAKINIPGVEIRKGVWVQEGTVVDPKAKLIAPVIIGKGCRIAADAKIGPGTVIGDRAQIGAGASLDTCLLFDNVTVGEKVRLTNCIIGPNGQVRENISVYEAAVLNIRS
- a CDS encoding helix-turn-helix domain-containing protein; this translates as MEPGSCTTDRRDHFGLCTTLRVATAGYYEHSDAEHSGLELCFASGGTRHQRRFRGKSWVVADDALMVFNARERHVEECSANPDLRDLRAVIIHPGFVDDLLSDVRMNTDELVFDDALVRPSPTLKAALAALFSAAAAPGSSHVAIDCALTELVIELTTGLKHGASAELRALERKGYYPGPVARAQAALRDEMSSPDLDLQQVASRAGLSKFHFVRAFREKTGITPIQYLNRLRVDVAKQKLQSGAQAVTEIAFDVGFADISAFNKAFKRHAGMPPSQYRNIFRAASRRKA